A genomic stretch from Deinococcus roseus includes:
- a CDS encoding response regulator transcription factor translates to MNREPQLYRQVHTDTLHAPMETRHPENKNGLHPWKILLVEPDAQLQDVLTNHLQAQQYQVQVVSTLAAARQVLRSSPPDVVLLDLDFPDGEGLNLIQELQQNLPVLVLSARNAVENRVKVLSQGADDCLTKPFSLEELEVRLRVLLRRLKVSGKALYTSGTSLDVDLLRLSTARGYVQVTDQEARLLEMLMKNISRVVSLERLEHHVYGTQVPSSNSLTVRLSAIRRKLKQIHSSLHLGALRGEGYVLFYQQ, encoded by the coding sequence GTGAACCGAGAACCCCAGTTGTACCGCCAGGTCCATACGGATACGCTGCATGCCCCAATGGAAACACGCCATCCAGAAAACAAAAATGGTTTGCACCCCTGGAAGATCCTGCTGGTGGAACCAGATGCACAATTGCAGGATGTGCTGACAAACCACCTGCAAGCCCAGCAATACCAGGTTCAGGTGGTGTCCACCCTGGCTGCTGCCCGTCAGGTTCTGCGTTCCAGTCCACCAGATGTGGTCTTGCTGGACCTGGACTTTCCAGATGGGGAAGGCTTGAACCTGATCCAGGAGCTGCAGCAGAACCTGCCTGTTCTGGTGCTTTCGGCCCGCAACGCCGTGGAAAATCGGGTGAAGGTGCTGTCACAGGGTGCAGATGACTGTCTGACCAAACCGTTCTCGCTGGAAGAACTGGAAGTGCGCCTCAGGGTGCTGTTGCGCAGGCTCAAAGTTTCAGGGAAAGCCCTTTACACCTCTGGCACATCTCTGGACGTGGATTTGTTGCGCCTCAGCACCGCCAGAGGCTATGTGCAGGTGACCGATCAGGAAGCCCGTTTGCTGGAAATGCTGATGAAAAACATCTCACGGGTGGTGTCGCTGGAACGTCTGGAACACCATGTGTATGGAACACAGGTGCCCTCCTCCAACAGCCTGACCGTGCGGCTCTCTGCCATCAGGCGCAAACTCAAGCAGATTCACAGCAGCCTGCACCTGGGTGCCCTGCGTGGAGAAGGATATGTGCTGTTCTACCAGCAGTAA
- a CDS encoding type IV pilus modification PilV family protein, whose amino-acid sequence MKQAPASSQNRGLTLVEVLVSMTLLVGLASMSMNVIPLTKLNRNATSDQTATLAVKQYMETVASNWKTQATFDAGTLPSYSNLITDYTCTVQVTDPDNIAAPSKALRKRLTLSCTKSGSSSLNYVAEYARPTS is encoded by the coding sequence ATGAAACAAGCACCCGCATCCAGCCAGAACCGGGGGCTCACCCTGGTGGAGGTTCTGGTGAGCATGACCCTGCTGGTGGGTCTGGCGTCCATGAGCATGAATGTGATTCCGCTGACCAAACTCAACCGGAATGCCACTTCCGACCAGACGGCCACCCTGGCCGTGAAGCAGTACATGGAAACGGTGGCCAGCAACTGGAAAACCCAGGCCACGTTTGATGCAGGAACCCTGCCCTCTTACAGCAACCTGATCACGGATTACACCTGCACGGTCCAGGTGACAGATCCAGACAACATTGCTGCGCCCTCCAAAGCCCTCAGGAAACGCCTGACCCTGAGTTGCACCAAATCTGGATCTTCCAGCCTGAATTATGTGGCTGAATATGCAAGGCCCACATCATGA
- a CDS encoding PulJ/GspJ family protein produces MKHHKNWGFGLFEMLISMALMGIILTALVSIENNTLNYSTQQQDRALKLITLAEVSGYVGDMTRHAVDVKTSMTVNGLSCSISNTANPCFAVMVPASLGTDATRPNKIDAYFLMVYRMEARSSIAAAYKNTNPWADSNTMVLLEYRTTVCQDTTTTACNGITPVMPSTVSNATWYLVGDNLRNKNQAGVAFNPFEYNTATMQLNIRLQVASQLRGKIIYVPGTGPQTFTVRLRNK; encoded by the coding sequence ATGAAACACCACAAGAACTGGGGCTTTGGCCTGTTCGAAATGCTGATTTCCATGGCCCTGATGGGCATCATCCTGACAGCACTGGTGTCCATCGAAAACAACACCCTGAACTACAGCACCCAGCAGCAGGACCGGGCTTTGAAGCTGATCACCCTGGCCGAAGTCAGCGGTTATGTGGGAGACATGACCCGCCACGCCGTGGATGTGAAAACCAGCATGACCGTCAATGGACTGTCATGCAGCATCAGCAACACCGCCAATCCCTGTTTTGCTGTGATGGTTCCTGCTTCGCTGGGAACCGATGCCACCCGGCCCAACAAGATCGATGCCTATTTTCTGATGGTTTACCGCATGGAGGCCCGCAGCAGCATCGCCGCAGCCTACAAAAACACCAACCCCTGGGCCGACAGCAACACCATGGTGCTGCTGGAATACCGGACCACGGTGTGTCAGGACACCACCACCACCGCCTGCAATGGCATCACCCCCGTCATGCCCAGCACGGTCAGCAACGCCACCTGGTACCTGGTGGGAGACAACCTGCGCAACAAAAATCAGGCCGGGGTGGCTTTCAATCCTTTTGAATACAACACCGCCACCATGCAATTGAACATCCGGCTGCAGGTGGCTTCCCAGTTGAGAGGCAAAATCATTTACGTGCCAGGAACAGGTCCCCAGACCTTCACCGTCCGACTGCGCAACAAATAG
- a CDS encoding prepilin-type N-terminal cleavage/methylation domain-containing protein has protein sequence MKTFTSSGFTLLEMLVVLAVLGLLVALGLSPYRYFVNTAKVNQAAEQFARDVENQRFNVKKTNTARTITINTSTNSYTLGTSTTTLPSGTKIALGTNATSTITFYPPFGTTISPVGVASPNIRSYTISLSSNSSYSRTVNVVGLIGKVVVK, from the coding sequence ATGAAAACTTTCACATCCTCTGGTTTCACCTTGCTTGAAATGCTGGTGGTGCTGGCGGTGCTCGGTCTGCTGGTGGCCCTGGGCCTTTCTCCCTACCGGTATTTTGTGAACACCGCGAAAGTGAATCAGGCCGCCGAGCAGTTTGCACGCGACGTGGAAAACCAGCGCTTCAACGTCAAAAAGACCAACACCGCCCGCACCATCACCATCAACACAAGCACCAACTCCTACACCCTTGGAACCAGCACCACCACCTTGCCCTCAGGAACCAAAATCGCCCTTGGCACCAATGCCACCAGCACCATCACCTTCTACCCTCCTTTTGGGACCACCATTTCCCCTGTTGGCGTGGCCTCCCCCAACATCCGTTCTTACACCATCAGCCTGTCATCCAACAGCAGTTATTCCCGCACCGTCAATGTGGTGGGGCTCATCGGAAAAGTGGTGGTCAAATGA